A window of the Limanda limanda chromosome 8, fLimLim1.1, whole genome shotgun sequence genome harbors these coding sequences:
- the fezf1 gene encoding fez family zinc finger protein 1: MDGPLRRPAGIRGSPPASGSQPAGSDMLTSGGSSSKPLAFSIDRIMARTPEPKSIPLPSWFQSAPVGKPDVCPSSLHCMIPLVPLGYEPGHRLSITGLDPGHFEAASVAAPADFLGFGLNYKNQQEDSAVSQSSGQYKLFRPRVVNQSSFPTMGTVCYLNCSGDTGAGPPPAGLVNLHPMASYLLTARHKAFMAEKSKPGLQQAGERYPVSGVQAFKELSHSHIQHYMKERDHLLTDKIFKESAAAAARLSGSCPGSKPKVFTCEVCGKVFNAHYNLTRHMPVHTGARPFVCKVCGKGFRQASTLCRHKIIHTQEKPHKCNQCGKAFNRSSTLNTHTRIHAGYKPFVCEFCGKGFHQKGNYKNHKLTHSGEKQFKCSICSKAFHQVYNLTFHMHTHNDKKPFTCPTCGKGFCRNFDLKKHIRKLHDSVSPQSPSQA, encoded by the exons ATGGACGGTCCTCTCCGCCGCCCAGCGGGGATTCGAGGCTCCCCCCCGGCTTCTGGGAGCCAGCCCGCGGGCTCCGACATGCTCACCTCCGGCGGCAGCAGTAGCAAGCCGCTCGCTTTCTCCATCGACCGGATTATGGCCAGGACGCCCGAGCCCAAGTCGATACCGCTCCCCAGCTGGTTCCAGTCCGCTCCCGTGGGGAAACCCGACGTCTGCCCGTCCTCGCTCCACTGTATGATCCCGCTGGTGCCGCTCGGGTACGAGCCGGGCCACAGGCTCAGCATCACCGGGCTGGATCCGGGTCACTTCGAGGCTGCTTCAGTCGCCGCTCCCGCAGACTTTTTGGGTTTTGGGTTGAACTATAAGAACCAGCAGGAGGACTCCGCTGTGAGCCAAAGCTCCGGCCAGTACAAACTCTTCAGACCCCGGGTGGTGAACCAGTCCTCCTTCCCCACCATGGGTACCGTGTGCTACCTGAACTGTAGCGGGGACACGGGCGCCGGTCCCCCGCCGGCCGGCCTGGTCAACCTGCACCCGATGGCCTCCTACCTGCTCACCGCCCGGCACAAAGCCTTCATGGCGGAGAAGAGCAAGCCGGGCCTGCAGCAGGCCGGGGAGCGGTACCCGGTGTCCGGCGTGCAGGCCTTCAAGGAGCTGTCTCACAGCCACATTCAGCACTACATGAAGGAGCGGGACCACCTCCTCACAGACAAGATCTTCAAGGAGTCCGCGGCCGCGGCGGCCCGACTCAGCGGCTCCTGTCCCGGCAGCAAACCCAAAGTGTTCACCTGTGAGGTCTGCGGCAAG GTGTTTAACGCGCACTACAACCTGACGCGCCACATGCCCGTGCACACCGGCGCGCGGCCCTTCGTGTGTAAAGTGTGCGGGAAAGGCTTCAGACAGGCGAGCACACTGTGCCGGCACAAAATCATCCACACTCAG GAAAAACCGCACAAGTGTAACCAGTGCGGGAAAGCCTTCAACCGCAGCTCCACCCTCAACACGCACACGCGCATCCATGCGGGATACAAACCGTTCGTGTGCGAGTTCTGCGGGAAAGGATTTCATCAGAAAG GCAACTACAAGAACCACAAGCTGACGCACAGCGGGGAGAAGCAGTTTAAGTGTTCCATCTGCAGCAAGGCGTTCCACCAGGTGTACAACCTCACCTtccacatgcacacgcacaacGACAAGAAGCCCTTCACCTGCCCCACATGCGGCAAGGGCTTCTGCAGGAACTTTGACCTGAAGAAACACATCAGGAAGCTGCACGACTCGGTCAGTCCACAGTCGCCCTCCCAGGCCTGA